A part of Microaerobacter geothermalis genomic DNA contains:
- a CDS encoding cytochrome c biogenesis CcdA family protein: protein MEWIHLLSENLAAYSMLTALVLSFAVGVLTSFNPCMLGMASSISAFSRKEHGSLLGISLLFMMSFSLTLSFLGAVAALFGDTIIQYQKENTSLLYRLIAILFLGLSLYIFGLRLHHISRYSPITFVSFYVRPEKKRQASRYKQAAYFKVLSLGSLFGLTPSPCTTPMIIAILGYISITGSLWLGTAVLFAYGLGHSLPFLLAGWFTGTLHKKPWMVRWNRRFNHAIGIMLLLFAVYFIFLSFGDLSSH from the coding sequence TTGGAATGGATACATTTATTGAGTGAAAATTTAGCCGCTTATTCCATGTTGACAGCCTTGGTCCTGTCCTTTGCGGTAGGTGTTTTAACCAGCTTCAATCCCTGCATGCTTGGTATGGCCTCCAGCATCTCTGCCTTTTCCAGAAAGGAACATGGATCTCTTTTGGGGATTAGTCTGTTATTTATGATGTCATTTTCTTTAACCCTTAGTTTTTTGGGGGCCGTTGCTGCCTTATTTGGTGATACCATTATTCAGTACCAAAAGGAAAACACGAGCCTCTTATACCGGTTGATTGCGATTCTTTTTCTCGGTTTATCCCTTTATATCTTTGGCTTGCGATTGCATCATATCTCAAGATACAGCCCGATCACATTCGTCTCCTTTTATGTAAGACCAGAAAAAAAGAGACAGGCAAGTCGTTATAAACAGGCCGCTTATTTTAAAGTGCTCTCTTTAGGCAGCTTGTTCGGCTTGACTCCTTCACCATGTACCACCCCCATGATTATTGCCATCCTAGGATATATTTCTATTACCGGTTCCCTTTGGTTAGGGACTGCCGTTTTGTTTGCATACGGACTTGGACACAGCCTTCCTTTTCTACTGGCAGGATGGTTTACGGGAACTCTTCATAAAAAACCATGGATGGTACGCTGGAACAGACGCTTTAATCATGCAATAGGTATTATGCTCTTACTCTTTGCGGTCTATTTTATTTTCCTCTCCTTTGGGGATCTAAGTTCTCACTAA
- a CDS encoding metal-sensitive transcriptional regulator, whose protein sequence is MEKDDILKRLKKIEGQVRGVHKMVEEDRYCVDILIQLAAIRSATNRVGIALLERHTQGCVRGAIQSGDGDKAIEELMEVVRSFVK, encoded by the coding sequence ATGGAGAAAGATGATATTCTCAAAAGACTGAAGAAGATTGAAGGGCAGGTTCGCGGGGTCCATAAAATGGTTGAAGAAGACCGTTATTGTGTGGATATTCTGATTCAACTGGCAGCGATTCGCTCTGCTACCAATCGGGTGGGTATTGCTTTATTGGAAAGACATACCCAAGGCTGTGTCAGGGGAGCCATTCAATCAGGGGACGGAGATAAAGCCATTGAAGAATTGATGGAGGTTGTTCGATCTTTTGTAAAGTAG
- a CDS encoding QcrA and Rieske domain-containing protein has product MELEKNPKQVNRRVFLKRSGGGILGFILGGMALPLLATPLAPKPVKSDSSLVDLGSIDELEKQLRESPVPIKISYDTKVKDGWAEVNTKGYVYITKEKETKDWLIMSPICTHLGCTVPYSSEVDNCYTDENGIVFHCPCHNAKYDEQGINIAGPARRPFDIFKPVVKDGRLYANVLSPIKRQPVEKA; this is encoded by the coding sequence GTGGAGTTAGAGAAAAATCCTAAGCAAGTGAATCGCAGGGTTTTTTTAAAGCGTTCCGGTGGTGGAATTTTAGGATTTATCCTGGGTGGGATGGCTCTTCCTCTGTTAGCGACACCGCTTGCCCCCAAACCGGTAAAATCTGATTCTTCCCTAGTAGATTTGGGTTCTATTGATGAATTGGAAAAACAATTGCGGGAAAGTCCTGTTCCAATTAAAATCAGTTATGATACAAAAGTCAAGGACGGGTGGGCTGAAGTAAATACAAAAGGGTACGTGTATATTACCAAAGAGAAAGAAACAAAAGATTGGTTGATCATGTCACCTATTTGTACTCATTTGGGTTGTACGGTCCCTTATTCCTCAGAAGTTGATAACTGCTATACCGATGAGAACGGAATCGTTTTCCATTGTCCCTGCCATAACGCAAAATATGATGAACAAGGAATTAATATTGCCGGGCCAGCCAGAAGACCCTTTGATATCTTTAAGCCGGTTGTTAAAGACGGCCGCCTTTATGCCAATGTATTAAGTCCCATTAAACGTCAACCAGTCGAAAAGGCATAA
- a CDS encoding response regulator transcription factor — protein sequence MKKMKILVVDDEEYMRTLINIYLKQYGYSVTEAKDGIEAIKKVKEESYDLVLLDVMMPAKDGWQVCEEIRTFSQVPIIMLTARDDTLDKVYGLNLGADDYITKPFEEVELMARIDAVIRRSRLRQPEQEEEEILQYKGIKIIVDAHEVYYEGEEIKLTPREFDLLYLLMLNKGKVMSREQLLEKIWGLDYLGEHRTVDSHVKNLREKLRRAGIHSDELIQTIWGIGYKLV from the coding sequence ATGAAGAAAATGAAAATTTTGGTTGTTGATGATGAAGAATATATGCGAACGTTGATAAACATATATTTGAAGCAATACGGATATTCTGTTACCGAAGCAAAAGATGGAATTGAAGCGATAAAAAAAGTAAAAGAAGAGTCATATGATTTGGTCTTGTTGGATGTGATGATGCCTGCTAAAGATGGGTGGCAGGTATGTGAAGAGATCAGAACTTTCAGCCAAGTTCCCATCATTATGCTAACGGCAAGGGATGATACGTTGGATAAGGTATATGGTTTAAATTTGGGAGCTGATGATTATATTACCAAACCCTTTGAAGAGGTTGAACTAATGGCCAGAATAGATGCTGTGATTCGTCGTTCCCGCCTACGTCAGCCTGAACAGGAGGAAGAGGAGATCCTGCAATATAAGGGGATCAAAATTATCGTGGATGCCCATGAGGTGTATTATGAAGGAGAAGAAATAAAGCTAACCCCAAGGGAGTTTGACCTTCTTTATTTATTAATGTTGAATAAGGGCAAGGTAATGAGTCGGGAACAGCTGTTGGAGAAAATTTGGGGACTTGATTACTTGGGTGAACACAGAACAGTAGATTCCCATGTAAAAAATTTAAGGGAAAAATTGAGAAGAGCTGGAATTCACAGTGATGAATTGATTCAAACGATTTGGGGGATTGGGTATAAACTTGTATGA
- a CDS encoding HAMP domain-containing sensor histidine kinase, producing MKHVFGKSITTKFGLLMVSLIVVTVSAVGLVFYYLFINLYLDRLTTDLLHRGHSHAQLLSEDFTQYTLEHVAMMEKEADTSVVVFNNMGQIISQSEPIRELHSKYMNMVLETPKKSEMVLSTDWENNEYIVTKSPILHNNLFFGTVVMFSPTEPVKRTVSILKWMIISSVFGAVLVSSGFVFLLTVLITKPLIKMKYATGAIAAGHYDLQLEVKGDDEVAELGRSIQSLAKDLKHYQETRKEFLANVSHELRTPLTYLKGYAEVLGKGMIQSPEEQKKYLQIIQSESSRVQRLVQDLFELSKLEEGSFTLRKQERNITEIVRGLVEKVQPAAAKREISLKVFAPTFPLIIHVDGERMEQVLLNIIDNGMRHTSPGGKITVSLSEGDHGVEIAISDTGQGIPKNELPYIWDRLYRVEKSRARDLGGSGLGLSICKQIVELHEGEINVESEEGKGTTFFIWLPKIKKEGDKS from the coding sequence ATGAAACATGTATTTGGAAAGAGCATTACAACAAAATTTGGTTTGTTAATGGTCAGTCTGATTGTAGTGACGGTTTCTGCCGTCGGACTTGTATTTTATTATTTATTTATTAATCTGTATTTGGACAGATTGACCACGGATCTGCTTCACAGAGGTCACAGCCATGCTCAACTGCTTTCTGAAGATTTTACTCAATATACATTGGAACATGTAGCCATGATGGAAAAGGAGGCAGATACCAGTGTGGTTGTATTTAACAACATGGGACAAATTATTTCTCAATCGGAACCGATTAGAGAACTTCATTCAAAATATATGAACATGGTTTTGGAGACTCCCAAAAAAAGTGAGATGGTGTTGAGTACCGATTGGGAGAATAATGAATACATCGTCACGAAATCTCCCATTCTTCATAACAATTTATTTTTTGGCACTGTGGTGATGTTTTCGCCGACCGAACCGGTGAAGCGAACGGTTTCCATCTTAAAGTGGATGATAATTTCTTCTGTTTTTGGAGCCGTTCTGGTTTCATCCGGCTTTGTATTTTTATTAACGGTGCTTATCACCAAGCCATTGATTAAGATGAAGTATGCTACCGGGGCCATTGCCGCAGGTCATTACGACCTGCAGCTGGAGGTAAAGGGCGATGATGAAGTGGCGGAACTGGGTCGATCGATTCAATCCTTGGCCAAGGACTTGAAACATTACCAGGAAACCAGAAAAGAATTTTTAGCCAATGTATCCCATGAATTACGAACTCCGCTTACTTATCTGAAAGGATATGCCGAAGTACTTGGAAAAGGGATGATTCAGTCTCCCGAGGAGCAAAAGAAGTATTTGCAAATTATTCAATCGGAATCATCCAGAGTTCAGCGTCTGGTACAGGATTTATTTGAGCTGTCCAAGCTGGAAGAAGGAAGTTTTACATTAAGGAAGCAAGAAAGAAATATTACAGAGATCGTCAGAGGTTTGGTGGAAAAAGTTCAACCAGCAGCTGCGAAAAGAGAAATCTCTCTAAAGGTATTTGCCCCTACATTCCCTCTTATCATTCATGTGGATGGAGAGAGAATGGAGCAGGTCTTGTTAAATATCATAGATAACGGGATGAGGCATACATCTCCTGGAGGGAAGATTACGGTTAGCCTTTCAGAGGGGGATCATGGTGTGGAAATTGCCATCTCAGATACAGGGCAAGGTATTCCGAAAAATGAACTTCCATATATTTGGGATCGACTTTACCGGGTGGAAAAATCAAGGGCAAGGGACTTGGGAGGTTCTGGTCTGGGACTATCCATATGCAAACAGATTGTGGAACTACATGAAGGTGAAATTAATGTCGAGAGTGAAGAAGGAAAGGGGACGACCTTTTTTATCTGGCTTCCAAAAATAAAGAAGGAAGGTGACAAGTCGTGA
- a CDS encoding TlpA family protein disulfide reductase has product MKKTILGFLLIVLLVGGVIYYNNANSTGNSTNRDVQPEMGFKAPDIQLPALTGSGIVLSQVDQPSFINFWASWCPPCQAEMPDLQRSYEAYGDKITFVSVNITAEDRESDVRKFVKDYGITFPVYLDRDGSVSDAYRIVSIPTSFILDENGMIVKKMVGPVTEKFLSEAFDQLLEKQS; this is encoded by the coding sequence GTGAAAAAAACAATTCTTGGTTTTCTCTTAATTGTTCTTTTGGTAGGCGGTGTTATTTACTATAATAACGCCAATTCAACAGGAAATAGTACCAATAGGGACGTACAGCCTGAAATGGGATTTAAGGCTCCGGACATTCAGCTTCCGGCTTTGACCGGAAGCGGGATTGTTTTATCTCAGGTTGATCAGCCAAGTTTTATCAATTTCTGGGCCTCATGGTGTCCTCCTTGTCAGGCAGAAATGCCCGACTTACAAAGATCATATGAGGCGTATGGGGATAAAATCACCTTTGTTTCCGTCAACATCACGGCAGAGGATAGAGAATCGGATGTGAGAAAGTTTGTAAAGGATTACGGGATCACGTTCCCTGTATATCTCGACAGGGATGGAAGCGTCAGTGATGCTTACAGGATTGTTTCCATACCAACCAGTTTCATCCTTGATGAAAATGGGATGATTGTGAAAAAAATGGTGGGCCCCGTCACGGAAAAATTTTTGAGTGAAGCATTTGATCAGCTATTGGAGAAGCAATCATGA
- a CDS encoding cytochrome c biogenesis CcdA family protein has translation MEASVSIWLAFSAGLLSFLSPCCLPLYPSYLSYITGVSVSRLKEEGSQKELRKRTILHTLFFILGFSIIYIALGLGASFLGRVFFQYGDLIRQLSGILIVVMGLFLLGWLKSEWLMKDIRFEWKKKPTGYLGSTMVGFGFAAGWTPCVGPILTAILAMAAVNPDEGLKLILAYTAGFAVPFFLLAFFIGSTKWILKYSPVLMKVGGGVMIVMGILLFTDQLTKITVYLNNFFGTSWF, from the coding sequence TTGGAAGCATCGGTATCCATATGGCTGGCTTTTTCTGCAGGACTTCTTTCCTTTTTGTCACCCTGCTGCTTGCCGCTATATCCGTCCTATCTGTCCTATATTACGGGAGTATCCGTCTCCAGGCTAAAGGAAGAGGGCTCCCAAAAGGAATTGAGAAAACGAACGATATTGCACACCCTGTTTTTCATATTGGGGTTCTCGATCATCTATATTGCCTTAGGTCTTGGGGCCAGTTTCCTCGGAAGGGTATTTTTTCAATACGGGGACCTTATTCGCCAATTAAGTGGAATTCTCATTGTAGTCATGGGACTTTTCCTATTGGGCTGGCTAAAGTCGGAATGGCTGATGAAAGATATTCGTTTCGAATGGAAGAAAAAACCAACAGGGTATCTCGGCTCCACCATGGTAGGCTTTGGTTTTGCCGCGGGATGGACTCCCTGTGTCGGACCTATTCTTACCGCGATTCTGGCCATGGCAGCCGTAAATCCTGATGAGGGCCTCAAGCTGATTCTGGCCTATACCGCAGGCTTTGCCGTTCCTTTTTTCCTGCTTGCCTTTTTCATTGGTTCCACCAAGTGGATACTGAAATACTCTCCTGTTTTGATGAAAGTGGGCGGAGGAGTCATGATTGTAATGGGTATCCTTCTTTTTACAGACCAGCTAACCAAAATTACTGTTTATCTGAATAATTTCTTTGGCACCAGCTGGTTTTAA
- a CDS encoding DUF1284 domain-containing protein has translation MGRTLRGHHLLCIHGFQGAGYSPEFIEKMREVVADIRNHDVDFPIKVIVGLDETCQVCPNADLVQNLCIANEGSQDHVVSMDTRAIQFLDLEPNQTYMKNDLVRRTKERVKPGDLDHLCEGCSWLEYGYCKDGLERLRNT, from the coding sequence ATGGGAAGAACGTTACGGGGTCATCATCTGTTATGTATTCATGGATTCCAGGGAGCAGGTTACAGTCCAGAATTTATTGAGAAAATGAGAGAAGTGGTTGCGGATATCCGAAACCATGATGTTGATTTTCCCATCAAGGTGATTGTTGGACTGGATGAAACCTGTCAGGTTTGCCCCAATGCCGATTTAGTCCAAAATCTTTGTATCGCTAATGAAGGATCACAGGATCATGTGGTGTCCATGGATACCCGCGCAATTCAATTTCTGGATCTGGAACCAAACCAGACCTATATGAAAAATGATCTGGTTAGGCGAACCAAAGAACGGGTAAAGCCGGGTGACCTGGATCACTTATGTGAAGGTTGCTCCTGGCTGGAGTATGGGTATTGTAAGGATGGATTAGAAAGATTGAGAAATACGTAA
- a CDS encoding helix-turn-helix domain-containing protein — translation MWKMREEWECQNECGWVYNPGMRESLGLTQEDLSLGICTQSQLSRIEKGGSIPSVEITFQLAQRLIIDLDEVFQMAENPKKEEVMSAFNEIRKAVQNRDYSQVEKILKGIRNNPLFLKIREGQFIICHEGIIAYYLYNQKDKSLQLLRRKLSR, via the coding sequence ATGTGGAAAATGAGGGAAGAGTGGGAATGTCAAAATGAATGCGGTTGGGTTTATAATCCGGGAATGAGGGAGTCACTTGGTTTAACTCAGGAGGATTTATCTTTAGGAATCTGTACCCAAAGTCAATTAAGCAGGATAGAAAAGGGGGGGTCCATTCCTTCTGTTGAGATAACGTTTCAATTAGCTCAGCGATTAATCATAGACTTGGATGAAGTATTTCAAATGGCGGAAAACCCAAAAAAGGAAGAAGTCATGTCAGCCTTTAACGAGATAAGAAAAGCTGTTCAAAACAGAGATTATAGTCAGGTGGAGAAAATATTAAAAGGGATAAGGAATAATCCTCTGTTTCTAAAGATTAGAGAAGGGCAGTTCATCATATGTCATGAAGGTATTATTGCGTACTATTTATACAATCAAAAAGATAAATCCCTTCAACTGCTGCGGAGAAAGCTTTCCAGATGA
- a CDS encoding tetratricopeptide repeat protein, translating to MVISEREIEIKNSMGIIYCEIGQLEQGIDHFEDALKLLTRIKHIKDYQIEIRLYYNLAKTYTSLEKWNDALVYCEKAIRQCIHHSTLYSFGELYYQQGECLLKIGDKSKGEQSLKKAISIFELIGNESFANETRKLLNMSI from the coding sequence TTGGTCATTTCTGAAAGGGAGATTGAGATTAAGAATAGCATGGGCATCATCTATTGCGAGATTGGTCAACTGGAACAGGGTATTGATCATTTTGAAGATGCTTTAAAGTTGTTAACCAGGATAAAACATATAAAAGACTACCAAATTGAAATCCGATTGTATTATAATCTCGCCAAGACTTATACTTCATTAGAAAAATGGAATGATGCACTCGTATATTGTGAAAAAGCGATACGACAATGTATTCACCACAGCACGTTGTACTCTTTCGGCGAATTGTATTATCAGCAAGGAGAGTGTTTGTTAAAAATAGGGGACAAAAGTAAAGGAGAACAGTCCCTTAAAAAGGCGATTTCGATATTTGAACTCATCGGAAATGAATCTTTTGCCAATGAAACGCGGAAACTTCTAAATATGAGCATATAA
- a CDS encoding ExeA family protein: MNTTNHPSAVSPFSRELDPAFCYPSRGYQEALARLELMVEKRYLGVLTGEVGSGKSTLIRRLFTQLNPMVYTPIYISMAGLKPRDFYGILLSHVGEEPVYSVAKAKRLWEEVLYTRNEQGERTLVIIIDEAQEMKEAMMMELRFVMNHQIDSCSLFPLILVGQPELRKTLRLKKYEATAQRIGLQYHLSGLSKEETHSYIRHQLKVHGIQVPIFSESALQRIYAASQGIPRVINHICSQALYEATNKNHEVIEESHIGRVLTDLDRQRGITG; the protein is encoded by the coding sequence ATGAATACCACAAACCACCCTTCTGCGGTTTCCCCTTTCAGCAGAGAATTGGATCCTGCTTTTTGCTACCCATCCAGGGGATACCAGGAAGCCTTAGCGAGATTGGAATTGATGGTAGAAAAGCGATACTTGGGTGTGCTTACCGGAGAGGTGGGCAGCGGAAAATCCACCCTGATCCGACGGTTATTTACACAACTCAATCCCATGGTCTATACTCCCATCTACATCAGTATGGCTGGCTTAAAGCCTCGGGACTTTTATGGGATTCTTCTTAGTCATGTCGGGGAAGAGCCGGTTTACTCTGTAGCCAAGGCGAAACGGCTATGGGAAGAAGTGCTTTATACCCGAAATGAACAAGGAGAACGAACTTTGGTAATCATTATTGACGAGGCGCAAGAGATGAAAGAAGCCATGATGATGGAGCTTCGTTTTGTGATGAACCACCAGATAGACTCCTGTTCTTTATTTCCCCTCATCCTGGTCGGACAGCCGGAGTTAAGAAAAACCTTAAGACTTAAGAAGTATGAAGCCACCGCCCAACGAATCGGACTTCAATACCACTTAAGTGGACTTTCCAAAGAAGAAACCCATTCCTACATCCGGCATCAGTTGAAAGTCCATGGGATACAGGTTCCCATCTTCTCAGAAAGTGCCTTGCAACGAATTTATGCAGCAAGCCAGGGAATTCCAAGAGTGATTAACCACATTTGCAGCCAGGCCCTTTACGAAGCAACCAATAAGAACCATGAAGTGATAGAGGAAAGCCACATTGGGCGAGTGCTGACCGATCTGGATCGGCAAAGGGGTATAACGGGGTAA
- a CDS encoding nucleotidyltransferase substrate binding protein: protein MQDIRWKQRFNNYRKAFFQLTEFIEKDALNKFEIQGLIQCFEYTFELAWKTIKDYLEQEGFEVKSPRAAIQTAFQSELVTDGHTWIDMLQKRNLMAHTYNEKFAEEAEQLIREKYYLVLKELYEKLEEQV from the coding sequence ATGCAGGATATTCGTTGGAAACAACGATTTAATAACTACAGAAAAGCTTTTTTTCAGCTGACTGAATTTATTGAAAAGGATGCTTTAAACAAATTTGAGATTCAGGGGCTTATTCAATGTTTTGAATATACCTTTGAACTGGCTTGGAAAACAATCAAGGATTACCTTGAGCAGGAAGGATTTGAAGTAAAAAGCCCCCGTGCAGCGATACAGACCGCATTTCAATCCGAATTGGTAACGGATGGACACACGTGGATCGATATGCTTCAGAAAAGGAATCTGATGGCACATACATATAATGAAAAGTTTGCAGAGGAAGCAGAACAACTGATTCGGGAAAAGTACTACTTGGTTTTAAAGGAACTTTATGAGAAGCTTGAGGAACAAGTATGA
- a CDS encoding nucleotidyltransferase family protein, whose amino-acid sequence MKFGLSDQDINDIVQAISRFDEIEKAVIFGSRAKGNYKRGSDIDIAIYGEKINIHTLSKLHALLEDESNMPYFFDVIDGTHLKHEDLKEHIARVGEVIFER is encoded by the coding sequence ATGAAGTTCGGGTTAAGTGATCAGGACATAAATGACATTGTACAGGCGATCTCTAGATTCGATGAAATTGAGAAGGCGGTCATTTTTGGCTCCCGTGCCAAAGGCAACTATAAGAGAGGATCGGATATTGATATTGCGATTTACGGGGAAAAGATCAATATACATACCCTTTCAAAACTTCATGCATTATTGGAAGATGAAAGTAATATGCCGTATTTTTTTGATGTGATCGATGGGACCCATCTTAAGCATGAAGATCTTAAAGAGCATATTGCTCGAGTAGGAGAAGTTATTTTTGAGAGATAA
- a CDS encoding cell wall-binding repeat-containing protein, which produces MSSNTVDTTRILAHDAYSFAVSVTQLVYPNPEVPWRPSAIILAPVSQFHDSLTATSLVHFPINAPVLYSSSSHLTPITLGEIKRLSPMGKDLPAQIFLVGNFSSQVIKALEEEGWKTQHLNGSNFYETAVKVAIYRQEVVPSASKEGRTSVLLVSATSPLVSLPASYYAAHMGVPILYVNKDSIPPATARFLQMKKGINYTLFGGESIISTKVEEQIKALTTGKIFRVTGNNPYEISVNLSKKTSHGGELGWGRNMPGRGDAFTFGSTASWQEVIAGCILAHLGKHTPLLMVEKNRVPAVTKKYLRFLNPLKIGHPEPPYMHGFILGGYEQFFFSTQVQLETLLIQREKD; this is translated from the coding sequence ATGAGTTCAAACACGGTAGATACTACGAGAATTTTAGCCCATGATGCGTATTCCTTTGCGGTGAGTGTCACCCAGTTGGTCTATCCCAATCCGGAAGTTCCCTGGAGACCATCAGCGATCATTTTGGCTCCTGTCTCCCAATTTCATGATTCATTGACAGCGACCAGCCTGGTTCATTTTCCGATAAATGCTCCGGTTCTTTATTCATCATCCAGCCATCTTACCCCCATTACCCTAGGTGAAATAAAGCGCCTTTCGCCAATGGGAAAGGATTTGCCTGCCCAGATCTTCTTAGTGGGGAATTTTTCTTCCCAAGTGATCAAAGCACTTGAGGAGGAGGGATGGAAAACCCAGCATCTGAATGGCAGCAATTTTTACGAAACTGCCGTAAAGGTGGCTATTTACCGGCAGGAAGTTGTCCCTTCTGCATCAAAGGAAGGAAGAACCAGTGTCTTGCTTGTTTCAGCAACATCGCCTCTTGTTTCTTTGCCAGCATCATACTATGCTGCCCATATGGGCGTTCCCATTCTATATGTGAACAAAGATTCCATCCCGCCCGCTACCGCCAGGTTTTTACAGATGAAGAAAGGCATCAATTACACCCTTTTTGGCGGGGAAAGCATCATTTCTACAAAGGTAGAAGAACAAATAAAAGCATTGACGACCGGTAAGATTTTTCGAGTAACAGGAAATAATCCCTATGAAATCAGTGTCAACCTTTCAAAAAAAACCAGCCACGGGGGAGAGCTGGGATGGGGAAGAAATATGCCCGGAAGAGGGGATGCCTTTACCTTTGGTTCCACTGCCTCCTGGCAGGAGGTGATTGCCGGATGCATTCTGGCTCATTTGGGAAAACATACCCCTCTGCTAATGGTGGAGAAAAACCGGGTTCCCGCAGTCACCAAGAAATACTTAAGATTTCTTAACCCCTTAAAAATCGGCCATCCGGAACCTCCTTATATGCACGGCTTCATCCTGGGAGGCTATGAACAGTTTTTCTTCTCCACCCAGGTCCAACTGGAAACCCTGCTGATTCAAAGGGAAAAGGATTGA
- a CDS encoding cytochrome c maturation protein CcmE: MKVRTKVTIAAVVVIGIIVALVTMGMSQASTYYLTVDEYLAKADKWNDRPVKVSGTIVGDSVNWNPQTVELRFDMKSEEGQVIPVYYKGLKPDNFVDGWEAIVEGKMDDSGQFVASQLLIKCPSKYEAVEEEKK; this comes from the coding sequence ATGAAGGTTCGGACAAAAGTGACCATTGCGGCAGTCGTTGTCATTGGAATTATTGTGGCCTTGGTAACCATGGGGATGTCTCAGGCCTCAACCTATTACTTAACGGTGGATGAGTATTTGGCGAAGGCGGATAAATGGAATGACCGGCCCGTGAAAGTAAGCGGAACCATTGTTGGGGATTCCGTCAACTGGAATCCGCAAACCGTTGAACTCCGCTTTGATATGAAGAGTGAAGAGGGTCAGGTGATCCCTGTTTATTACAAAGGATTAAAGCCGGATAATTTTGTCGATGGCTGGGAAGCCATTGTAGAAGGAAAAATGGACGATAGCGGCCAGTTTGTTGCATCGCAGCTTTTGATCAAATGTCCTTCCAAATATGAAGCGGTTGAAGAGGAGAAGAAATAA